From a region of the Fischerella sp. JS2 genome:
- a CDS encoding SDR family oxidoreductase — protein sequence MTTPSYIFLAGASRGVGREIAQRLTSQQFKVKALLRTDATRHELEAMGIKVVLGDAMNVEDIERAMLADEPIDAVITTIGGLAKDNSRADYIGNKNLIDVAVKAGVKRFILVTSIGSGNSVVALSPQILEALQPVLIDKEKAEQHLIVSGLNYTIIRPGGLQSEAATGNGVLTEDPHIAGMINRADVAQLVCCCLNSNAANNKVLSAIDANMLFGQREFEKFNVD from the coding sequence ATGACAACACCATCCTATATTTTTCTAGCTGGGGCAAGTCGAGGCGTGGGGCGAGAAATAGCCCAACGTTTGACCTCACAACAATTTAAAGTCAAAGCACTCTTGAGAACTGATGCAACTCGCCATGAATTAGAAGCAATGGGAATAAAAGTGGTTCTGGGAGATGCGATGAATGTTGAAGATATCGAACGTGCAATGTTGGCAGATGAACCGATTGATGCAGTGATCACAACTATTGGTGGCTTAGCAAAAGATAATAGCAGAGCAGATTATATCGGGAATAAAAATCTCATTGATGTGGCTGTAAAAGCAGGAGTCAAAAGATTTATTTTGGTAACTTCTATTGGTAGTGGCAATAGTGTTGTCGCTTTATCTCCGCAAATATTAGAAGCATTACAGCCGGTTTTAATTGATAAAGAAAAAGCTGAACAGCATTTAATTGTCAGTGGACTGAATTACACTATTATTCGTCCTGGTGGATTACAGTCTGAAGCGGCAACAGGTAATGGAGTTTTAACCGAAGATCCACATATTGCTGGTATGATTAATCGCGCCGATGTAGCACAGTTAGTTTGCTGTTGTTTAAATTCTAATGCTGCCAACAATAAAGTTTTGTCAGCAATAGATGCAAATATGTTATTTGGACAACGAGAGTTTGAAAAATTTAACGTGGATTAA
- a CDS encoding dienelactone hydrolase: MTVRAFFQTAKVESAESPYNTIYLKILYPAQMSGSHTEKDMGIVPADAQQAPFPVVIFFNGFNCEAHIYQWLAIKLVERGLVVVTFNWVAENLPGVVSLTPGVDITTWKPEIYGTVPTASALPTLLAKLEQLQAEGILAGMLDLERVILGGHSAGGRVAIENANPSFFPQVAGSFAYAAHTMGGTIMGYEPATILPLPDSLPMLLMGGTCDGVIANSSDRYGIASGDATTAVTRTFQEAIAGGRNDSYLVFLEGANHFIIADPFDFTTGRAFLDFPATQSPEALRLLIADIIGLFIDAHIRHQPEAFNKFNRVLNNSHTLIQSWQSK; the protein is encoded by the coding sequence ATGACTGTTCGTGCTTTCTTTCAAACAGCAAAAGTCGAGAGTGCTGAGTCTCCTTACAATACGATTTATCTCAAAATTTTGTATCCAGCACAGATGTCAGGCAGCCATACAGAAAAAGACATGGGAATTGTGCCTGCTGATGCCCAACAAGCCCCCTTTCCAGTGGTAATTTTTTTTAACGGGTTTAACTGTGAAGCCCATATATACCAATGGCTAGCAATTAAACTGGTTGAACGTGGACTGGTGGTAGTTACATTTAACTGGGTTGCAGAAAATCTTCCAGGAGTAGTCAGCCTAACTCCAGGAGTGGATATCACTACATGGAAGCCTGAAATTTATGGTACTGTTCCCACTGCTTCTGCTTTACCCACATTGCTTGCAAAACTAGAACAGTTACAAGCAGAGGGTATCTTGGCTGGAATGCTTGACTTAGAAAGGGTAATTTTAGGTGGACACTCCGCAGGTGGGAGAGTAGCGATCGAAAACGCCAACCCTAGTTTTTTCCCACAGGTAGCAGGATCTTTTGCTTATGCTGCCCATACTATGGGAGGAACAATAATGGGATACGAACCAGCTACGATTTTGCCTTTACCGGATTCTCTACCAATGTTATTGATGGGGGGAACTTGTGATGGAGTGATAGCCAATAGTAGCGATCGCTATGGGATCGCTTCAGGTGATGCAACCACTGCTGTAACACGTACATTCCAAGAAGCAATTGCTGGCGGAAGAAATGATAGCTATTTAGTGTTTCTAGAGGGAGCAAATCATTTTATCATTGCTGATCCTTTCGATTTCACCACAGGTAGAGCATTTCTTGACTTTCCAGCTACTCAAAGTCCAGAAGCATTGCGGTTATTAATAGCAGATATAATTGGTTTATTTATTGATGCCCATATTCGCCATCAACCAGAGGCATTTAATAAATTCAATCGAGTATTGAATAATTCCCATACTTTGATTCAATCATGGCAAAGTAAGTAA
- a CDS encoding secondary thiamine-phosphate synthase enzyme YjbQ has translation MPIINKFIEVETYQGINIHNITPQIEALIYSTPIHNGQILVFSQHTTTALAINEYEERLLTDIKVFLEKIAPESDHYLHNDLHLRKNIPPDELMNAHSHLMAMMLNNSEIIPIVDGKLALGTYQSVLFFELDGPRKRTVFCQISGE, from the coding sequence ATGCCAATCATCAATAAATTCATTGAAGTAGAAACTTATCAAGGAATAAATATTCATAATATCACTCCTCAAATTGAGGCATTGATTTATTCAACTCCAATTCATAATGGTCAAATCTTAGTCTTTTCTCAACATACGACAACTGCCTTAGCTATTAATGAATATGAAGAAAGATTATTAACAGATATCAAAGTATTTTTAGAAAAAATAGCACCAGAATCAGACCACTACTTACATAACGACTTGCATTTGAGAAAAAATATTCCACCAGATGAACTAATGAATGCCCATTCTCATCTCATGGCAATGATGCTGAATAACAGTGAGATAATTCCTATTGTTGATGGCAAGTTAGCTTTAGGAACTTATCAATCTGTCTTATTTTTTGAATTAGATGGCCCACGAAAAAGAACTGTATTTTGTCAAATTTCGGGAGAATAA
- a CDS encoding pyridoxal phosphate-dependent aminotransferase yields MKQANIKQNLTSRMEAVQSPIIPVVGELIKNHPGTISLGQGVVAYAPPPEAIEMLPKFLADPTNHLYKAVEGIPPLLTAITEKLQNFNNIKINTDNCIVVTAGSNMGFLNAILAITNVGDEIILNTPYYFNHEMAITIAGCHPVLVETDENYQLRLDAIAQAITPKTKAIVTISPNNPTGVVYTEAALQQVNQICRDRGIYHISDEAYEYFTYNGVKHTSPAAFPNSSEYTISLYSLSKAYGFASWRIGYMVIPKHLLVAVKKVQDTNVICPAVISQYAALGALQTKPDYLRNNIAAIAQVRELVINSLLSLEGLCKITAADGAFYLFFKVNTEIDAFELVKRLIQEHQVAVIPGTTFGMNQGCYLRVAYGALQKETAKEGIARLVRGLKKIVNS; encoded by the coding sequence ATGAAACAAGCTAATATCAAGCAAAACTTAACCTCTCGTATGGAGGCGGTGCAGTCGCCTATTATACCTGTAGTCGGCGAATTGATTAAAAACCATCCCGGAACAATTTCTTTAGGGCAAGGTGTTGTTGCTTACGCGCCACCACCAGAAGCGATTGAAATGTTACCAAAATTTTTAGCTGACCCAACTAATCATCTTTACAAAGCTGTAGAAGGAATACCCCCATTACTAACAGCAATTACAGAAAAATTACAAAATTTTAATAACATTAAAATCAACACAGACAATTGTATTGTTGTGACTGCTGGTAGCAACATGGGATTTCTCAACGCCATTCTTGCTATTACTAATGTGGGGGATGAAATTATTCTGAATACACCCTACTATTTCAACCATGAAATGGCAATTACAATAGCGGGGTGTCATCCAGTCTTAGTAGAAACCGATGAAAATTATCAACTCCGTCTCGATGCGATCGCCCAAGCCATCACCCCAAAAACAAAAGCTATAGTGACAATTTCTCCTAACAATCCCACTGGGGTTGTATACACAGAAGCAGCTTTGCAACAAGTAAATCAAATTTGTCGGGATCGCGGAATCTACCACATCAGTGATGAAGCCTATGAATACTTTACCTATAATGGAGTTAAGCACACTTCCCCAGCTGCATTTCCTAATAGTAGTGAATACACTATTTCTCTATATAGCCTTTCTAAAGCCTATGGTTTTGCCAGCTGGCGCATCGGTTATATGGTGATCCCTAAACACCTGCTTGTCGCCGTGAAAAAAGTCCAGGATACAAACGTAATTTGTCCGGCTGTGATTTCCCAGTATGCAGCGTTGGGTGCTTTGCAGACAAAACCAGATTATTTACGAAATAATATTGCAGCGATCGCTCAAGTGCGAGAATTGGTAATTAATTCTCTCCTGTCTTTAGAAGGATTATGTAAAATTACTGCTGCTGATGGTGCTTTCTATTTGTTTTTCAAAGTTAATACTGAAATAGACGCTTTTGAATTAGTTAAAAGATTAATTCAAGAACATCAAGTTGCAGTTATTCCCGGAACTACCTTTGGTATGAATCAGGGATGTTATCTGCGTGTTGCCTATGGTGCATTGCAAAAAGAGACAGCAAAAGAGGGGATAGCAAGATTAGTGAGAGGTTTGAAAAAGATTGTTAATAGCTAA
- a CDS encoding bromodomain-containing protein, producing MGFKYKWKNGSVPSRDKAARSRYLLEEGQFNNEKDRNLAEQEARKHLGVPTRIPDDDRSILGHSQDW from the coding sequence ATGGGCTTTAAGTATAAATGGAAAAATGGCTCTGTCCCTTCCCGTGATAAGGCAGCACGCAGCAGGTATCTACTGGAAGAAGGGCAGTTTAACAACGAAAAAGACCGAAATCTAGCAGAACAAGAAGCTCGCAAACACTTAGGTGTACCAACGAGAATTCCAGACGATGATCGCTCTATACTGGGACATTCCCAAGACTGGTAA
- a CDS encoding RNA-binding protein, giving the protein MSIYVANLSEKVQEDDLKKIFSEYGSVTKVRLPTCRQSGKSRGFAFVEMETDAEEAAAIHSLLGTEYMGRNLRVNKAITKVNKSSSSNL; this is encoded by the coding sequence ATGTCAATCTATGTCGCTAATCTTTCTGAAAAGGTTCAGGAAGATGACCTCAAAAAGATATTTTCAGAATATGGATCTGTAACTAAAGTTCGCTTACCTACATGTAGGCAAAGTGGTAAGAGCAGAGGATTTGCTTTTGTAGAAATGGAAACAGACGCTGAAGAAGCAGCAGCAATTCACTCACTCTTAGGCACTGAATATATGGGTCGTAACCTCAGAGTTAATAAAGCTATTACCAAGGTAAACAAAAGTTCATCGTCTAATTTATAG
- a CDS encoding RNA-binding protein, with translation MSIYVSNLSDEVEENDLKLIFSQYGYVKKIQVSLNQKTGEKRGFAVVEMATGAEEATAIRALRGIELMGHRLKVNRAMTEYSI, from the coding sequence ATGTCAATTTATGTTAGTAATTTATCAGATGAAGTTGAAGAAAATGATCTCAAACTGATTTTTTCTCAATATGGATATGTTAAGAAAATTCAAGTATCTTTGAACCAAAAAACTGGTGAGAAGAGAGGGTTTGCGGTTGTCGAAATGGCTACAGGTGCTGAGGAAGCAACAGCAATTCGAGCTTTGAGAGGTATTGAGTTGATGGGACATAGGCTCAAAGTTAATAGAGCCATGACTGAGTACAGCATTTGA
- the metK gene encoding methionine adenosyltransferase, with translation MKKDFMFSSESVTEGHPDKLCDQISDAIVDKFLQKDPYSHVIAECAVATALVFIAARFESDAVVDFTKIARKVIEQVGYDEPDFNAKTCSIVTSVKELQSSSYRYWDAKKLSDDEMELIPATDQVTVFGFACNQTPALMPLPIWLAHQLARRLTTVRHEKILPYIAPDGKTQVGIEYRDRKPYRIHSISILASKKSTSPSDRNDEKTLQQEVKQMIIDHVFAKAEFQPDAKTRIFIDFDQPFAIGGPSVHSGLTGRKNAIDTYGEYSRHSGAALSGKDPTRIDRVGAYAARYAAKNVVAAGLAEECEVQLTYSIGLARPVSIQVETFGTGKISDEEITVLLEKNFDFRLAGIIKKFNLRLLPAISKGGYYRKLAVYGHVGRMDLGSVPWEETDIGTALLG, from the coding sequence ATGAAAAAAGACTTTATGTTTAGTTCGGAATCGGTGACTGAAGGACACCCGGATAAACTTTGTGATCAAATTAGTGATGCAATTGTTGATAAATTTCTCCAGAAAGATCCTTATTCTCATGTGATTGCAGAATGTGCTGTAGCAACGGCGCTGGTATTCATTGCTGCGAGATTTGAATCGGATGCAGTTGTAGATTTTACGAAAATAGCTAGAAAGGTAATTGAGCAGGTTGGGTATGATGAACCTGATTTTAATGCTAAAACTTGCAGTATTGTCACTAGTGTTAAGGAGTTACAGTCCAGCAGCTATCGTTATTGGGATGCAAAGAAATTATCGGATGATGAAATGGAGTTGATTCCGGCTACGGATCAGGTGACAGTATTTGGTTTTGCCTGCAATCAAACTCCTGCTTTAATGCCACTTCCGATATGGTTGGCGCACCAATTAGCCAGGCGATTAACTACTGTACGACACGAGAAAATACTGCCCTACATAGCACCTGATGGTAAAACTCAAGTCGGGATTGAATACCGCGATCGCAAACCCTACAGAATCCATAGTATCTCGATTCTGGCAAGTAAAAAGTCTACTTCCCCATCAGACAGGAATGATGAAAAGACACTCCAGCAAGAAGTGAAACAGATGATTATTGATCATGTCTTTGCCAAAGCCGAATTTCAGCCTGATGCAAAGACGAGAATCTTCATTGACTTTGATCAACCTTTTGCTATTGGTGGACCGTCTGTACATTCAGGGTTAACTGGAAGAAAGAATGCGATCGATACCTACGGAGAATATTCTCGCCACAGTGGTGCTGCTTTAAGCGGCAAAGATCCCACTCGCATAGATAGGGTTGGTGCTTATGCTGCACGTTATGCGGCAAAAAATGTTGTCGCCGCAGGTTTGGCAGAAGAATGCGAAGTGCAACTGACTTACTCAATTGGACTGGCTAGACCTGTTAGTATCCAGGTAGAAACCTTTGGTACAGGCAAAATTTCTGATGAAGAAATTACGGTGCTTTTGGAAAAGAATTTTGATTTTCGGCTAGCAGGAATTATTAAGAAATTTAACTTACGGTTGTTGCCTGCAATCTCCAAAGGCGGATATTACCGCAAACTAGCCGTCTACGGTCATGTTGGTAGGATGGATCTGGGAAGTGTGCCCTGGGAAGAGACAGATATAGGTACAGCTTTACTAGGTTGA
- a CDS encoding HAD-IC family P-type ATPase, with product MNNHCNVSRRSRDALVRALHTAVKGRARYKINGLQGSEAFKKYLELKLSEAQGITQVSANTSTGNVLVFYQPGHTVLALAAQIERLVIEYVKQSHSSIAEAAKKINQFQKKAKNLPASNKKSHQLTANTHQQKIATWHLKETDAVITELKTSQESGLTTKKAQKKLKKYGPNALPEADPRSGLSMFVDQFKSLPVGLLAVAAGVSVATGGLVDALVIMGVVVINAAIGYATESNSEKVIRSLKNLVNPTAFVIRDRNIVEISAQEIVIGDILILKPGSYVPADARLLEARRLSIDESALTGESMPVSKSTQTLVGENIALGDRTNMVYMGTLVTGGQGTAVVVATGKYTEMGKIQMMVSEAKLPETPMEKQLDKAGSQLVMVSGAVCALFFGIGILRGNSLLQMLKSSISLAVAAVPEGLPTVATTTLALGIANMRKHNVLIRRLDAVETLGSVQTICMDKTGTITANRMTVVELCTDNKCIQASADQLLFGNEAVNPYENEQLLKLIHILTLCNESEVEKEGDEYTVRGSATENALIDVAIKAGVNVPSVRANYPRLKINHRSQERNYMATLHATPDEQQKLIAVKGSPSEVLSLCSWQIKNGEKVPLTEADRQAIENDNDDMASKALRVLGAAYQLDGSENIHTRDLIWLGLVGMIDPIRNGVQDLMGGFHQAGIDTVMITGDQSPTAYAIGKELNLSKGEQLQILDSTHLNNLEPEVMKGLLHRVHVFARISPANKLQVVQALQSSGKVVAMTGDGINDAPALKAADVGIAMGHTGTDVAREVADVILEDDNLETMIIAVSHGRTIYNNIRKSVHYLLSTNASEIMVMLAATTAGIGHPLTAIQLLWVNLVSDIFPALALAMEAPEPDVLLTPPRDPNEPIIRSSDFGRILVESAALSASALAAYWYGISRYGFGPQASTIGFMSLTMAQLLHTFTCRSQTHTIFSKQKLPPNKYLNIAIGGSFVLQIVAAIVPGLKGLLQISPLNLVDTAVIGSSAVLPFLFNEGRKEVATRYLRGDHNSPRLLAGSKYDSAVSPVLEAAQQQEVELETTAVVVS from the coding sequence ATGAACAATCACTGCAACGTCTCCCGTCGCAGTCGGGATGCTCTTGTTCGTGCATTGCATACTGCTGTTAAAGGGAGGGCTAGGTATAAAATCAATGGGTTGCAAGGCTCGGAAGCTTTCAAGAAATACCTAGAGTTGAAGTTGTCAGAGGCGCAGGGCATTACACAAGTGAGTGCCAATACCTCCACGGGTAATGTTCTGGTATTCTACCAACCAGGACACACTGTTTTAGCGCTTGCTGCACAGATTGAACGCCTGGTTATAGAGTATGTCAAACAAAGTCATAGCTCAATAGCCGAGGCAGCAAAAAAAATCAACCAATTTCAGAAAAAGGCAAAAAATTTACCCGCAAGCAACAAAAAATCTCATCAGCTGACAGCTAATACTCACCAACAAAAAATAGCTACTTGGCATTTAAAAGAAACTGATGCAGTTATTACCGAGTTAAAAACTTCCCAAGAATCAGGATTAACAACCAAGAAAGCACAGAAAAAGCTGAAAAAATACGGCCCTAATGCTTTACCGGAAGCAGATCCCCGTTCTGGGTTAAGTATGTTTGTTGACCAGTTTAAATCCTTACCCGTAGGGCTTTTAGCGGTTGCGGCTGGTGTTTCAGTTGCTACCGGCGGCTTAGTAGATGCGTTGGTAATCATGGGGGTTGTGGTTATTAATGCTGCCATTGGTTACGCCACAGAAAGTAATTCTGAAAAGGTAATTCGCTCTCTGAAGAATCTAGTTAATCCCACAGCGTTTGTAATTCGCGATCGCAACATTGTAGAAATTAGCGCTCAAGAAATCGTCATCGGGGATATTCTGATTCTCAAACCCGGTAGCTATGTACCAGCAGATGCCAGACTCTTAGAAGCACGTCGCCTCAGTATAGATGAATCGGCACTGACTGGTGAGAGTATGCCCGTGAGCAAATCCACTCAGACTCTAGTTGGTGAAAATATTGCCTTGGGCGATCGCACCAACATGGTTTACATGGGAACACTAGTTACTGGTGGACAAGGAACGGCGGTAGTAGTTGCCACTGGTAAATACACGGAGATGGGCAAGATTCAGATGATGGTTAGTGAGGCCAAATTGCCCGAAACGCCAATGGAGAAACAGCTAGACAAAGCTGGAAGTCAGTTAGTGATGGTATCAGGCGCAGTTTGTGCCTTATTCTTTGGAATCGGCATCCTGCGTGGAAACAGTTTGCTGCAAATGCTCAAATCATCGATTTCTTTAGCAGTAGCAGCAGTTCCCGAAGGTTTACCCACAGTCGCGACTACAACCCTGGCTTTGGGGATCGCTAACATGAGGAAGCACAACGTCCTGATTCGACGTTTGGATGCAGTAGAAACCCTTGGTTCTGTGCAGACAATCTGCATGGATAAAACCGGAACGATCACCGCCAACCGGATGACAGTTGTAGAACTGTGTACAGATAATAAATGTATCCAAGCATCTGCTGATCAATTACTTTTCGGTAACGAAGCGGTTAATCCTTATGAAAACGAACAGCTCTTAAAGCTGATTCACATCTTAACGCTGTGCAACGAAAGCGAAGTCGAAAAAGAAGGCGATGAGTACACCGTCAGAGGTTCCGCCACTGAAAATGCTCTGATCGATGTTGCGATCAAAGCAGGAGTGAATGTCCCCAGTGTGCGAGCCAATTATCCACGACTGAAGATCAATCACCGTTCCCAAGAACGCAATTACATGGCGACACTGCACGCCACTCCTGACGAACAACAAAAGCTGATCGCAGTTAAAGGTAGTCCGTCAGAAGTTCTCAGTCTGTGCAGTTGGCAAATCAAAAACGGCGAAAAAGTTCCCCTCACCGAAGCAGACAGACAAGCCATTGAAAACGACAACGATGATATGGCTAGTAAGGCGCTGCGGGTATTGGGGGCTGCTTACCAACTTGATGGCTCCGAAAATATCCATACTCGCGACTTGATCTGGCTGGGATTGGTCGGCATGATCGATCCGATCAGAAATGGTGTGCAAGATTTGATGGGAGGTTTCCATCAAGCGGGGATCGATACAGTCATGATTACTGGCGATCAAAGCCCAACAGCTTACGCGATCGGGAAAGAACTGAATCTCAGCAAAGGTGAACAACTGCAAATTCTCGACTCTACCCACCTGAACAACCTCGAACCAGAGGTAATGAAAGGACTGTTGCATCGCGTCCATGTTTTTGCCAGAATCAGTCCGGCGAACAAATTGCAAGTTGTGCAAGCATTGCAGAGTAGCGGCAAAGTCGTGGCCATGACAGGCGATGGCATTAATGATGCCCCAGCGTTGAAAGCTGCGGACGTGGGAATCGCAATGGGACACACAGGTACAGATGTTGCCCGGGAAGTCGCAGACGTGATTCTAGAAGACGACAATCTGGAAACTATGATTATTGCCGTCAGCCACGGACGCACAATCTACAACAACATCCGTAAATCTGTTCACTACCTGCTGTCTACCAACGCCAGCGAAATCATGGTGATGCTAGCAGCAACCACAGCTGGTATCGGTCATCCCCTCACAGCCATACAACTATTGTGGGTGAACTTGGTATCAGACATCTTCCCAGCTTTAGCCTTGGCAATGGAAGCACCAGAACCGGATGTATTGCTCACACCACCCCGTGATCCCAACGAGCCAATCATTAGAAGTTCAGACTTTGGTAGAATCCTGGTGGAATCAGCAGCATTGTCTGCTAGTGCATTGGCAGCCTATTGGTATGGCATCAGTCGTTATGGCTTCGGCCCACAAGCCAGCACCATCGGCTTCATGAGTTTGACAATGGCCCAGCTGTTGCATACCTTCACCTGTCGTTCCCAGACTCACACGATCTTCAGCAAGCAAAAACTACCACCGAATAAATACTTAAATATAGCTATAGGTGGTTCCTTTGTTCTCCAGATTGTAGCTGCGATCGTACCTGGACTGAAAGGCTTGCTGCAAATATCGCCGCTCAACCTTGTTGATACTGCGGTGATCGGTAGTAGTGCTGTCCTGCCATTCCTGTTCAATGAGGGTAGAAAGGAAGTTGCGACTAGATATTTGCGAGGAGATCACAACTCACCACGTCTGCTTGCTGGTAGTAAATATGACTCTGCTGTCAGCCCTGTATTGGAAGCAGCCCAACAACAGGAGGTAGAATTAGAAACTACTGCTGTTGTTGTCTCTTAA
- a CDS encoding creatininase family protein codes for MLHSFIPPTRFFPYLTWQDIEKMPDKQNVVIIQPIGAIEQHGLHLPLIVDSAISVAVLGKALSKLDADIPAYALPNIYYGKSNEHWHFPGTITLTSQTLTTLLMEVGESIYRAGFRKLVFMNSHGGQPQILELVARDLHIKYDDFCIFPLFTWRVPNIAKELLTPKELELGIHAGDAETSLLLAILPEQVKMAEAITEYPQNLPTDSVLSMEGKLPFAWATKDLSQSGVIGDPSTATKAKGDRIWESLADGWVKTIKDIYKFQQPKTTN; via the coding sequence ATGTTGCATTCTTTCATCCCTCCAACCAGATTTTTTCCCTATCTTACTTGGCAAGATATTGAAAAAATGCCAGATAAACAAAACGTCGTCATCATTCAACCTATTGGTGCAATTGAACAACACGGTTTGCACTTACCATTAATTGTTGATTCCGCAATTAGTGTAGCCGTTTTAGGCAAAGCACTCTCTAAATTAGATGCAGATATCCCAGCCTATGCCTTACCTAATATTTATTACGGTAAATCCAACGAACATTGGCATTTTCCTGGCACTATTACTCTCACCTCCCAAACTCTAACTACTTTATTAATGGAAGTTGGCGAAAGCATTTATCGGGCAGGTTTTCGGAAATTAGTATTTATGAATTCTCATGGTGGACAGCCACAAATTCTCGAACTAGTCGCCAGAGATTTACATATTAAATATGATGACTTTTGTATCTTTCCTCTATTTACTTGGCGAGTACCAAACATAGCCAAAGAATTGCTCACACCCAAAGAACTAGAATTAGGAATTCACGCCGGAGATGCAGAAACTTCCTTATTGTTGGCAATTTTGCCCGAACAAGTCAAAATGGCAGAAGCAATTACCGAATATCCGCAAAATCTACCTACAGATAGCGTTCTAAGTATGGAAGGAAAGTTACCCTTTGCTTGGGCAACCAAAGACTTATCCCAAAGTGGCGTGATCGGAGATCCAAGCACAGCAACAAAAGCAAAAGGCGATCGCATCTGGGAATCATTGGCTGATGGTTGGGTAAAAACCATCAAAGACATCTATAAATTTCAACAACCAAAGACAACAAATTAA
- a CDS encoding Uma2 family endonuclease, which yields MTVVTPVVKPVSQMQLAPGSAITIPNVSWQEFESILQELGEKRSARIAYSKNTLEIMVPLPEHEKPKELISDFVKTLLKATGKKYEPFGSTTFKKEETAGVEPDACFYIQNYQYMIGRRRQQPDDPPPDLAIETDVTSKTTLEAYQAIGVPEVWVYDSGKFTIYLLSQGIYLKSDTSPHFENIPLTQIIPALVERAWQVGNVQALEEFEIQITNDQ from the coding sequence ATGACTGTTGTCACTCCCGTTGTCAAACCTGTCAGCCAAATGCAACTTGCTCCCGGTAGTGCAATCACCATTCCGAATGTGAGTTGGCAAGAATTTGAGTCAATTTTACAAGAATTAGGAGAAAAACGAAGTGCAAGAATAGCCTATAGCAAAAATACTTTAGAAATTATGGTTCCTTTACCCGAACATGAAAAGCCAAAAGAATTAATTTCAGATTTTGTCAAAACCTTACTCAAAGCTACGGGCAAAAAATATGAACCTTTTGGTTCTACCACTTTTAAAAAAGAAGAAACCGCAGGAGTAGAACCTGATGCTTGCTTTTACATTCAAAATTATCAATACATGATCGGACGTCGCCGTCAGCAACCCGACGATCCACCACCAGATTTAGCAATAGAAACAGATGTAACTTCTAAAACTACTCTTGAAGCTTATCAAGCAATTGGTGTTCCAGAAGTCTGGGTTTATGACAGTGGTAAATTTACAATATATTTACTTAGTCAAGGAATTTATCTCAAATCTGACACCAGTCCCCATTTTGAAAACATCCCACTCACACAAATTATTCCTGCTTTAGTAGAACGTGCTTGGCAAGTAGGAAATGTTCAAGCATTGGAAGAATTTGAAATACAAATTACAAATGACCAATGA